A stretch of Physeter macrocephalus isolate SW-GA chromosome 8, ASM283717v5, whole genome shotgun sequence DNA encodes these proteins:
- the MED7 gene encoding mediator of RNA polymerase II transcription subunit 7, whose product MGEPQQVSALPPPPMQYIKEYTDENIQEGLAPKPPPPIKDSYMMFGNQFQCDDLIIRPLESQGIERLHPMQFDHKKELRKLNMSILINFLDLLDILIRSPGSIKREEKLEDLKLLFVHVHHLINEYRPHQARETLRVMMEVQKRQRLETAERFQKHLERVIEMIQNCLASLPDDLPHSEAGLRVKTEPMDADDSNNCAGQDEQQRENSGHRRDQIIEKDAALCVLIDEMNERP is encoded by the coding sequence ATGGGTGAGCCACAGCAAGTAAgcgccctcccaccccctccgATGCAGTACATCAAGGAGTATACAGATGAAAATATTCAGGAAGGCCTCGCTCCCAAGCCTCCACCTCCAATAAAGGACAGTTATATGATGTTCGGCAACCAGTTCCAGTGTGATGATCTTATCATCCGCCCTTTAGAAAGTCAGGGTATCGAACGGCTTCATCCTATGCAGTTTGATCACAAGAAGGAACTGAGAAAACTCAATATGTCTATCCTTATAAATTTCTTAGACCTCTTAGATATCTTGATAAGGAGCCCTGGGAGTATAAAACGAGAAGAGAAGCTAGAAGATCTTAAGCTGCTTTTTGTACATGTGCATCATCTCATAAATGAATACCGACCCCACCAAGCAAGAGAGACCTTGAGAGTCATGATGGAGGTGCAGAAACGTCAACGCCTTGAGACAGCTGAGAGATTTCAAAAGCATCTGGAACGAGTCATTGAGATGATTCAGAATTGCTTGGCTTCTTTGCCTGATGATTTGCCCCATTCGGAAGCAGGGCTGAGAGTAAAAACTGAACCAATGGATGCTGATGATAGCAACAATTGTGCTGGACAGGatgaacaacaaagagaaaattcagGTCATAGGAGAGATCAGATTATAGAGAAAGATGCTGCTTTGTGTGTCCTAATTGACGAAATGAATGAAAGACCGTGA
- the GARIN3 gene encoding Golgi-associated RAB2 interactor protein 3, translated as MSSECLLPHYTADSYRSVGVFSTSMGDLQRHLYEGGEYEIFKYAPMFESDFIQISKKGEVIDLHSRVQMVTVGIASTSPLLPLPDVMLLARPTKVCEEDVRYSQITKGRGRKPVKTLELTRLLPLKFVKISIHDHEKQQLRLKLATGRTFYLQLCPSSDAREDLFFCWVKLVYLLRPPVESCSSTPTLQTGDSATTEDAKILVTTELHKERDQDEAGLHKLCDMSGAMSCAYIGGEGIHQAPHGSTAAVKSAEGSASGTSMGLAVAGTASSPGGGVAVSGVGAGPAGGAASLAATKSTGTSQVSMALAGATIKDPGESGSGKAIAGAASISLEGTNLVLAGAAGTSSMGADSPESSVSVVFAGAATTSKPAAGRAEGQIAGSLVSTLQSEGYMSERDGSQKVSRPRDEAWKEKKERREKKDTSSSRKSSHHRRRGESHHRTGRDKTRKSSSHWSLSSHGNSKVDKKEKGHSGTRGRGHSSHRSGSHSSSAKEGRTARKLGKSRSATSSGTLSKKSSKIYSFFRSFRVIPGSKTMVTHDREVDFVAKTAEKCNIEAKVEKALVGRDLQICGTMTSEAMETIIIETKSI; from the exons ATGAGCAGTGAGTGTCTGTTACCTCATTACACGGCCGACAGCTACCGTTCAGTGGGCGTGTTCAGTACCTCCATGGGGGACCTGCAACGACACTTGTACGAGGGAGGAGAGTATGAAATTTTCAAGTACGCACCCATGTTTGAGAGCGACTTTATCCAGATCAGCAAGAAAGGAGAGGTGATTGACCTACACAGCCGCGTCCAAATGGTGACGGTGGGCATCGCATCCACCAGCCCCCTCCTTCCACTACCTGACGTCATGCTGCTGGCCCGACCAACGAAAGTCTGTGAAGAGGATGTCAGATACTCCCAGATCACCAAGGGGAGAGGTCGCAAGCCCGTGAAGACCCTGGAGCTCACCAGGCTGCTTCCCTTGAAGTTTGTCAAGATCTCTATCCACGACCATGAGAAACAGCAGCTGCGCCTGAAGCTTGCCACCGGCCGTACTTTTTATCTGCAGCTGTGCCCCTCTTCCGATGCACGAGAAGACCTCTTTTTCTGTTGGGTAAAGCTTGTCTATCTCCTGAGACCACCGGTAGAGAGTTGCAGCAGTACCCCGACGCTCCAAACTGGAGATTCAGCGACTACAGAGGATGCCAAAATCCTAGTG ACCACAGAGCTCCACAAAGAAAGGGATCAGGATGAGGCTGGGCTTCACAAGCTTTGTGACATGTCTGGAGCCATGTCTTGTGCTTATATTGGGGGAGAGGGAATCCATCAAGCCCCCCATGGCTCAACTGCAGCCGTGAAAAGTGCCGAAGGATCAGCGTCAGGGACGTCCATGGGCCTGGCCGTAGCAGGGACAGCATCAAGCCCTGGCGGAGGAGTGGCTGTCTCAGGAGTGGGAGCAGGCCCTGCAGGAGGCGCTGCGAGCTTGGCGGCAACCAAGAGCACAGGCACCAGCCAGGTGAGCATGGCCCTGGCGGGAGCCACCATCAAGGATCCAGGAGAAAGCGGATCCGGCAAGGCCATTGCAGGTGCTGCCAGCATATCCTTGGAGGGCACGAACCTGGTCTTGGCAGGTGCTGCCGGCACATCCTCGATGGGGGCAGATAGTCCAGAGAGCAGCGTGAGCGTGGTGTTTGCAGGTGCAGCAACGACCAGCAAGCCTGCTGCTGGAAGAGCTGAAGGGCAGATCGCAGGCTCCCTGGTCTCCACCTTGCAGAGCGAAGGCTACATGTCTGAACGGGACGGAAGCCAGAAGGTCTCCCGCCCCAGGGATGaagcctggaaggaaaaaaaggaaagaagggaaaagaaggacaCGTCTTCATCTAGGAAGAGCTCCCATCACCGCAGGAGAGGTGAAAGTCACCACAGGACAGGACGGGACAAGACCCGGAAATCATCCTCCCACTGGTCCTTATCCAGCCATGGAAACTCAAAAgttgacaaaaaagaaaaagggcacaGTGGCACCAGGGGCAGAGGACACAGCTCTCACAGGAGTGGCAGCCACAGCTCCTCTGCCAAGGAGGGGAGGACAGCTCGCAAACTGGGGAAGAGCCGGTCCGCCACCAGTTCAGGGACTCTAAGTAAGAAATCCAGTAAGATCTACTCTTTCTTCAGGAGCTTCAGAGTCATTCCTGGTTCAAAAACAATGGTCACACATGACAGAGAGGTAGACTTCGTGGCTAAGACGGCAGAGAAGTGCAACATAGAGGCCAAGGTGGAGAAAGCCCTGGTTGGCCGGGATCTGCAGATCTGTGGAACCATGACATCAGAGGCGATGGAGACCATCATTATTGAAACCAAATCCATTTAA